In Pseudorca crassidens isolate mPseCra1 chromosome 17, mPseCra1.hap1, whole genome shotgun sequence, the DNA window GGggtcgcggcggcggcggcgagagGGCGGAGGGAGCGCGCGGCGCCCCTAACCTCTAGCCGCGGGAGCGCGCCGGCACCCGCCCGCCGGGCCGGCCGGCCGCGATGTCCGGCGCCGAGgaggccggcgggggcggcccgGCCGCGGGGCCTGCCGGTGCCGTGCCGGCCGGGgtcggggccggggccggggtcgGGGTCGGGGCCGGGGCCGGAGCGTCTGCGGGGCCGGCGGCGGCGCTGGGCGAGGCGGCGGGGCCCGGGATCCCAGACGAGGCGGGCCTGGCCGGCGCCCGGCAGCTGCAGGAGGCGGCGGGCGACTCCGATGCGCCGCCCAAGAAGCGGCTACGGGCGGCCGAGACggccgaggcggcggcggcggcggcggcggcgggcagCGGGAAGCTGGAGGAGCGGCTCTACTCGGTTCTGTGCTGCACGGTCTGCCTGGACCTGCCCAAGGCCTCCGTGTACCAGGTAGGGCCGCCGGCCAGACCCGGCTCGGCTCCAGCCCCGCCGCGGCCGGCCCCCCGGCACCGCGTCTCCTCGGAGGCCAGGCCCGAGCCCTGGGGCCCAGAGGTGGGACTCTGGCGCCTGTTCGGAAGCTCCTCATTCTCGTCCTCTGGGAACTTTCCTGTTTCCTGCTCTGAACCTCCTTTTTTTCTCGTTGTGACTGCCCTTATTTCCTGATGGGAATCTCCTGTCTCCCACTTGGACGCCCCTTTTCTTTCCAGGTTCCCCTGTTGCCCCTTTCTCAGCACTCCTCAGCCCAACCTCAAGCTGACCCCAGAGAAAGCTGGCGACAGATGCCCGTGCTCCTCCCCACTTCTGAGCCTGCTCCGCGCAGCCCTGAGCTCCCTGGGCTCCGGGGGTCCCTGGTCTTTGCTCTTCCTCAAGTGTTTCTTCTCAGTTCTTTTacagacaccccccccccaaaacctGTCCTTATGCTCGTTCCGTATCCCTTTACCCTTTGATGTGGAAGAATCCCCTTTCCTTGTCACTTCTTTTTGGAAGAAAGTTGAGAAGGGAGGGGCTCACCTctttgccctcccccaccccttcccctcatTCCTGGTCTGGATGAACTGCCCACATCAAGCCCCACAGCCTGGGTCTTTTCTCCagtcccagcccccgcccccgcccaatCCAGTGCTTTCTGGACGTGCTGTGCCTCAGGCTGGGCTCCTACCACATCCCACCTCACCCACACCAGGTCTGGCTTCCTAGGCTACCGGTGCTCCAGGAGGTCTGTCCTCTTCCCTTCTGTCTGAAGAGCCAGCCTGGTGGCCGGACTCAAGAGTCCTTAACCCGCTCAGGGCTGCCAGAGAGGGTACTTAGCCCAGGGGGTCTCACTCGTGCACCCCGTAGCAGCAGGGTCACACTCTGGTCCCAGGGTCACTGCGCAGCGTTCTGCTTTCTCCGTTGTGTGTCTCTCTGCGCGTCAACCCCCATCTCTGATTacccccacacccccagccccttTGAGGAATGAAACAGGTATCCTGTCACCTTTCTTTGCATTTACAGGAGCTGGATATGGCCGATGGGCCTTGTCCCCCTGCTTATGCTCAGAGTGAGGGCTGTGGTGCGAGGGCCATTTTTGTAGTAAACAGGGCAGGCTATTCTGAATTGCCGTTTCCCCAACCTCTGGATCTCCAAATCCTTCCCGCTCTGGCATGAGTTTCCTTTGGAGGATCCCAGTGTGCCTGGGTGACGGAGGGAGAAGAGGCATTGGTGGGGAAGTGGGTTGAGTTCCTTGGGGAGAGGACACTGCCTTTCAACCCACCCTCCTGGGCTTTGGGAAGCTCCTGGCCGGAGGCCCTAGCTCAGGAGTACCACAGGCCTCCTGGCCCAGTGCAAATTGGGGTAGCGCTTCTCATAACCGCCTCAGCCTTGGGAGTGCACCTCAGGACTTGTCCTTTCTCTGGCCTCTTTGGCTTGCCCACGACCTTTTGATCCTCCCAAAAGCACTCTTCCTTCCTTGGGCCTTGAGTGGGAGTCTAGGAAGCCAAGCCAATGGTGGGGGGGGGTCCCAGGGGGATTAAGGGGTTCCTCATCTCTCTTCGTGTGAGTGGGCTGGAGATGGACCTGGCATGAAAACCGGCCATGTGGTACCAGCTCTGAGTCCACTCAGCACAGAGAGCTGCATTTCTGCCTCTGGCCGGAGCCCCTAGTGACCGGGCCTCTGAGCTTGGCTGCTTCAAACCGGTCCGCACCATGCTGGTAGCTGAGCTCTGGGCCGGCAGGAGGCAGGTGGCTGAGCAGCTCTGATGGGGAATGAAGGCTCTGGGCCACCTGGCCGGTGGCCTTCCCTATGGCCTAGTGGACTCTGCTCAGTGGCTTCCCTGGGAACGGGCCCGCTGAGTGAGGAGAGCCCACCAATGCTGAGCTGTGGGTTTTGGTACAAGCCCTCTGCCCCACCTTCATTCTTCCCAAGTGACACCCGGGCCTTGGCAGGGAGTTGATTCCCTCTCATCTCTAGAGGCTGGGAGAAAGCTTTAGAGCGTGTGATCAGTGGGAGAGCCCTTGGCCCTAAAAGCGTTGGCTGGAACCCTGCCACGGGTCAGAACTCGCTTTGGCTGCTGGAAGACCTGCCGTGTGATGGGGGCCCATGGGGCATGGATGCACAGCCGTGCCCACCCTGGAGCCTGGGGTGTGAGGTGCCCGAGGgaaggcttcttggtggctcctTGCTGTGTGCAGTGGTCCGCATTATCCTCACAGCCACCCTGGATGGGGACATTTATTGGGGGGGGATCGAGATGGGCCCGGAGGCCCACCCCATTGCCTGGTTGGCATCAGAGCTGGGTTTGCTCTCAGGATGATTTGGTCAAGGACAGCACAGGTTCCACATGAGCTGCCTTGAAATGAGGACGCAGAGCTCTGTGTGCCCCTGGTTGGGGCCCACTGCTCGCCAACGCTTCTGGGCCTGGGCTCAGCCCCTCCGCTTCTGCTGGCCTTCTTTGGTGAGTCACGTTGACGGGCTGTCTCTGGTGGACCTGCTTCAGGCATGTGGTATGTTTTGCTCTCTGTTCCTATAGGCAACGTTTTGCCTGACCCCACCAGGATACGTGGTTCGGGGCAAGCACCGGCAGTGCTCCGCATCTGAGGGCTGTTTCAGATGGTACCCAGTTCTGGGGTGAGGAGAAGAGCCAGTGGCCGTGCTGAGCCCTGCACGCTGTGCCTGGCACTGGGGCCGCAGGAGCATCTCCATGGGCCTCTGGATGTGGCTGGGTACGCAGTAACTCGAGAGCTTGCTCTCCGGctgccagcccctgcctctgtgtCTCTGGGGAAGCCTGGgtggtggtgagagcagacacGGGCTGCACGGTTAGGCTTGGTCGCCTGCTCCCTGATCTGAGCCCCACAGTGTCGGCTCCGCCATGGGTCCAGTACCTCACACCACCTGGGTCGGGATTCTTGCTCTGGTGTCAGACCAGGGCCCTCGTGCAAATGGTTCTCGCCGTGACCTGCGTTAGGTCAGGTCAGGTCAGGTCAGGGCTGGGCTACAACTGGTATGGCAGGTGCTGGCTTTGATGTTCTCCGTGTGGGTGTTCGGTGTATTCTTGGTGACTGGCCTGACAAGGTGTGCAGCCACCTTCTAGGGTCCTGGGTGGGCACGGCAGCGGGCAACCAGCTAGGGGTAGGAGGGCCGGGGATGCAGCAGTGACGTGCACATAGGAGCTCTGTGTTGGAGCCGGCAACGGGCAGCTGTGCTGGCACCTGCTCTGAATGCAGCCCTGTGGCCCCAGGGCGATGTGAGCTAGGTCCTCTGCCTTCTTTGGGGGAAACACAGCCTCAGTGGGTGGTGCCTGGATCGTTGCAGCCGCAGCCTGATCCCTGACCCCATCTGGGACTCTCCTCCAGCCCTTCACACAAGGTGGACCTGGCCCTGACCCCGCTCGTGTCAGCTGAGGCCCTGAGCCGCAGACCAACATCTGGAGGGAGGGGCCGCAGAGCTCTCCCACCCCGACTTGGTTCTCAGCCAGGAAGGCTCCTGTGACCCCCACTGGGGTGGAGGAGTAGGCAGGGGGTCTTCGTCACAGTATGTGGTACCAACTGGCCTCTGGCTCCTGTGCCCACTGCTCCTGCCTCAGACCTGAGCCCCGCCCCTTCAGCCCATTGCTCTCCTGCCCCTGCTGCCTGGGTGCTCTctcctgtccctgcccctgcccactcCTGCTCCTCGTGGGCCCCACTGAGGCAGCACCCCTGCACCGAAGTCGTCTCCTCTCCCTGCTACAGGATGCCTGTCCCATCCCACCTGCCTGGGCACTTGACACCATCTGTCCTGTGGGAGGATTGAGGGTGTCCTGCTGCGCTTCCTGTCCCCGCCAGGACTCGGCTCAGCCCACTTGGCTTGGTTAGCTCGTTGGCAGCCATGTGGGTAAAAGGCCCAGGAAGCAGGGGTGGCTCCACCTCTGCTTGCGTCCTGGCCAATGTGGGTGCCCGCCTTGGGGAGCTTCCAAGTGCGCCGTCTTGGCATCTGTCGACCTGCCTGGTGCTGCAGACTCTGTTCAAGGTGATGTTTAAGGAATCTCCAATGGGGCTGCCCACCCACATGGCCTGGGACCCTCTTCCCCAGCTCCAAGACTATGACTGGCTCATGCTTTGAGAAAAAAGCTTTGAAAATATATCTGCTTAGCTATCCAAGAcaagggcagagggaagagcacgcTTCTGGTCTCTGACTAGATGCGAAATTGTGCTTTTTGTAGTGGTGGTTTGTCACTTGAGTTACCTTTTGATCCAGGCAGCACCTGGGCTCTGAGCAAGAGCCTGGCTGCAGGTTTGACGGCCCCCACCCAAGTCCCCGAGTCTCGGGGTGCTGTGACATCAGGAACTGCTGGCCCAGAACTTCAAACCCAAAACCTGGTGGAAGGTTGCAGTCCTGGCTTCCCCTGAGACACTTGTGTGTCTCAGACCCTGCATGGTCCCTTCCGGGCCCCTTGATGGAAGAGGTCAAGGAAACCTCAGGCCGAGTGTGCAGGGGTGTGTGGGGTGCCGTGAGGCCCTGCTGGGCCTGGTGAAGGGGGGCCTCCAGCTGGGCCGAGGGGCACTTTGGGGGTGGGTACCCTCCGCTGTGCTTTGGAGATGGGGCTGCTCACATGAGTCTGGGTGCTGAGCCTTCCTTTAGTGGTAAAGAGCGGAGTTGGGGGGCACCCCAGGGTTTGAGGGGACTGTGGACTCCAGGCCTAAAAGGCCTACTGATTGAGGATTTTCTAAGACCTGCTTTTGTCCCAAGGCCCAGGGGCCAGGGCTCCTCCTCAAGAGTCCGGACAGTTCCTTCAGCTCCCCCAGGGGGAAGCTGGTTCAGACAGAGGCCCCAGCCTGCATGGCCTGGGTGCACTGGGCaggcggggggaggggctgctgggcgATGTCCTAGGGGCAGGGACAAATGCCCACTTTTGGGCCATTGCAGAGGGGCTTGGGCTGGGGCACAACTTGGTGGGGTTGGGGAACCCAGGgttgagagagggagagggggttTTGCTGAAATCACAGGCTTGTGCCTGGAGCCCTTCCTGAGGCTTCCGGGCAGGGGCTGCATGAGGGGCTAGCTGGGCTCTGCTGGGTGATGAGTGTGGTGCCAGGCATTAGTTCTCTGGGCACTGTGTGTCGCACTTGTGGTCCTGTCCTACCTCTTCAGTGCGTAATAAGGCCAGTCCTGTccctgttgccttttttttttttcagctgcactgtgtggcatgcagaatcttagttccccgaccagggttcgaacccgtgctccctgcagtagaagcgcggagtcttaaccactggaccgccagggaagtccccttgttgtcttttttttttttttttttttaatttggttgggctgggtcttagttgtggcaggcgtgtccttagttgtggtttgtgggctccttagttgtggctcgccggctccttagttgaagcacgtgggctccttagttgcagctcgcagtctcctttgctgtggcatgcgaactcttagttgcagcatgcatgtgggatctagttccctgacccaggctccctgcgttgggagtgtggagtcttatccactgtgctaTCAGGGAAGTACCTCCCCGCCCCCTGTTGTCTTTTGTGCctgagaaaattgaggcccagaaaagGATGTGACCAGCCTCAGAGCATACTGCTGGTGACCTGTGGGATCTGGCCAGCATCTGTCCTGGGAGGGCCTGGGAGGCCCTACAAGCTCCTGCATCGTGGAGCCCCCTCCGTAGCCCTCCCTGTCTCTAGGGTCTTCCTGGCAGGTGGTGGGAAGGCAGCCCATCCTGGGCACTGCAGGAACTGCTCCTTGGAACTGCCCAAGCTCTCTGGGGCTTGGCCCTGGCACATAGCGTGGGGCACTCTGACTGCCCTGGCTTGTGCTGTCTGTCAGAGGCTTGGCGTATGGCCAACGCTGTGCTGAGCCCTCTGGGGCCCAGCTTCTGGATGGGCAAAATGGGGCAGGTACAGTCCAGCCCGACCACCGCAGAGGCCCTGGGCCAGGCCTGCGTGCAGAGTTGGGTCTTGCTCTGGAGGCCGAGGGGGAGCCTGGCTGGTGGGGAGGGCTCTGGAGCACGGTGACTCTCCTGCTGTGGACAGACTGCCTGGGCTGGGTAGGTGCTGGGGCCAAGGCTGGCCACCTGGGTCCACCGAGAGAGCGTACCTTGGGCAGCCGGTAAGGGACTAGCCACGTGTGGACGTTGGCTTGTCCCTTGGCAGGCCGGCAGCACTTGGGGCGTCTTGCTGGTTAGCCGCATTCCGATTCAGAGCTGAGCTGTTAGGGCTGGAGGGGCAGTGCCCCCGCCTCCCCAGAGCCCAACAGAGGGCAGGTGCCCTAGTACCTGAGCCTGTGTTGggtctggaggctccaggggtgtggggtggggactGGCCCTGGAGGCTGGGAACTCCTGCGGCCCCCAGGTTCTGAGGAAAGGCCTGCCAGGGGGGTGCGCAGGTCACACCCTCTGCTCCAGAGCAGTGGGCTTTCAGGGCAGCGCTGGGAGTGAGCAGTCACACAGTTGGCAGCCTCGGGTCCCTCAGGACGTCCCAGGACTCCATCCCGAGTCTCGCCTGCAGGCCCACGCCCTGGCTGGGCCACCAGAGACAGGAGAAGCCAGCTGAGTTGGGCCCAGCAGTGGCTGTTGCTCTCTGATGAGGCCGCGGGCCCTGCCTTGGGGCATGTAGAACTAGAGCTGGCCACACTGTAGTGTGGGGTCCCCAGGCCTTCCTGGCTTCTTCACTGGGGTGCTAGGCAGCGGCTGGGACTTCAGCAAGCCCAGTGCTGCCTTGTCTGGCCTCACTTCCGGGGGCCCTGCAGCTTCTTCCTCCCGTGACTGAGTGCTTCCTCTCTGCCTTCTAGAAGCCATAGCGATCCCTGGGCCTGTGGCACGGTGAAGCCAGGCCCTCTTGGGCTCAGGCCCTTGGCGGGGCTTTGAGAACACATGTGACCTGGGCTCTTGGTCTGGGCTTCCTACAGGGTGGCAGCAGCCTATGGTGCCGTGTCCCCCCACCCTCTCCACTCATCGCGTCTCTGGCTTCTCCGCTGACCCCGGGCAGTGGACGGGGCAGACTGCTTTTCCTCCCTGGCCGCTCTCGGGACCAGCCTCGCTCCACAACCCCCAGCCAGGCTGTGTGTCCAGAGCAGTGCTGGCCGGCCCTTGCCAGTCCCCTCCTCGTCTCGCACATCTTAACTTTTGACCTGACTTAGAAATTAAGATGTGAGTGCAGCCGATCTAGGGTGTTTGTGTGGACCTGGATCCTGACTGGGGCCTTTGTCCCCGGCCCCACCACTGGTCCTCAGCACATAGGTCCCATCACTCACTGGACCCCAAGCACGACCCGCAGGCGCTAAGAGTTCACTCAGCCTCTTGCAGCCCTCAGCTCAGGGTGCACGGACCCCTGGTGTTTACCGAGGACCCCATCGTGTGCAGGCGTGGCTTGGCAGTGGCCATGTGAGTCCCTCTACCACACTGGATCCCAGTCGCAAAAGGGTCCTGGGCCCCAAGGAAGCCTGTGGAAGCACTGCCTGCCCACTTGCCCTCAGCCACTGGGCGTCTCCCAATGGAGATAGGTGCCCTCGGCGGGGGGGCCCACACTCCCACCAGTGTTCCCCGGGCTCCAAGACTGCCGTGTCTGCCCTGGAGGACACAGCTTGTCTACTCTTGCACCTCTGGTTCCCGTGTGGgcctctcctcccccaaccccgtgagCCCCTGCAGGCCCAGGCCCATAGCTTGCCACGTGTCTCAAGGGCACCAAGTGGGTGCTCAGGAGGTGTGTGGAGCCAGTGAGAGAGCCGAGGTAGCTGAGCCGGCAGCCCACTGTCCACACACCAGGACCCccagcagggaggggcaggtcgcCGACGGTGTCGTCTGTTCCTTGGATCCACAGGCTCAGCCAGGGAGGGGCCTGGCTCCTAGGCCCAAAGCCAGCAACGCTCCTGCGGGCGCACGCTGCCCACGTGCCCTGTCCTGGGCCAAGTGGGCCTCCCTGCCCACCACGGCTCTGTGCCACCGGTCCTTGGGAAGGTCCCCTCCAGGTAGCCAGCCCCACTGGGCGGGTGGCAGCTGCCTGCTCACCTTTGCGGGCCCAGGAGGCTAGAGTGGCGGGGCCAGGCTGAGGGTGCAGCTGCCTCGGCATGGGCAGCTGGCCGAGAGCCCGCGTTCCGTGGGCGTCCCTGAATCAGGCCCTGTGGTGGACTTTGGGGACAGTCTCCAGCCCCTGGATGGGAAAAGCCCCCGTGTGGCCCACCCAGTGCCCACCGGTgggccaccacagtgaagagCCCGAACCTCTGCTGCCAATGAGGGCCACCTCGAGACCCGCCCTCTCCATGGGGACCCTGCTGGCCGCGTGCACAGGGCTCCGGGAGGACAGCCTGGCCCTCCCTCGGGAGTGGGAGTGGCAGCCTGTGCTTGTCGGGCAGCAGCCTGCCCGCGGCCCCTGCACCGCAGCCCCTGGGAGGGGCCGGCAGTGGGGCGGGCGCGCGTCTGCGCGGCCCTGCAGGTCCGTGAGCTtcatctccctttccttctccgcAGTGTACTAATGGGCACTTGATGTGCGCTGGCTGTTTTATCCACCTACTAGCAGATGCCCGGCTGAAGGAGGAGCAAGCCACGTGCCCCAACTGTCGTTGCGAGATCAGTAAGAGCCTCTGCTGCCGCAACCTGGCCGTGGAGAAGGCCGTGAGCGAGCTGCCCTCTGAGTGTGGCTTCTGCCTGTGCCAGTTCCCCCGCTCCCTCCTGGAGAGGCACCAGAAAGAGGAGTGCCAGGACAGGTAAGCACCTGGGCCGCCTGGCCTGCCTGCCGGGGGCTTGGCTCCACACACGCCACCCGGTGGCAACCTCACAGGGCCGGGTTAGTGCAAAGCTGCTCAGGTCCCAGGCCGTGGAGGGGGCGGGCGGGAAGCTCCACAGACTCGGGGGCTTAGATCTGCAACTGGAAGCGTCTGAACGTTATCCTGACCCTCCAGGGTTCCTTGTGGCTGTGTGGTGGCTTCTTCCTTAGAGACTGTCCGTGGTGTCCCCGGACCAGGAAAGTGTGGCCAGCACAGGGGCTCTGGGAGCACAGCGTGATGGTGCCACTAGCACCCCAATCCCCCCCTCCAGGGGGCCAGGCTGCCGAGCCTCCCCTGGAGTGAAGCCACGCGGGGCCCAGGACCGTTGTGGAGAGACGCCCCATGGCAGTGGGTGCAGGGGGCGTGCACACGCACAGCTCACACATGCCCTGCTCCTTCTCAGGCTCTCACGCACTCTGACCCCTTCCTGAGGGCCGGCACGTGGGGAACATGTCCTTCAGGGAGCAGTCTGTGTGAGCAGGGCTGGTTGGAGGCCCACTGGCACAGCCACCTTCCACGGGGCGCGGGTGTGACCGCAGGGCTCACCTCCTCCCCAGGGTGACGCAGTGCAAGTACAAGCGTATCGGCTGCCCATGGCACGGCCCTTTCCACGAGCTGACAGTGCACGAGGCCGCGTGTGCCCACCCAACCAAGACGGGCAATGAGCTGATGGAGATCCTGGACGAGATGGACCAGAGCCACCGCAAGGAGATGCAGCTCTACAACAGCATCTTTAGCCTGCTCAGCTTCGAGAAGATCGGCTACACAGGTGAGGCGCCCTGCTGCCTGCTGCATGCCacacaggctgggggtggggccggcggCCGGGAGCCGGGGGAGCCATGGGGTCTGGGCAGTGGCACAGGCTGCACCAGATGGCCAGGCTCTGGACAAGCTCCTGGTGAATGGGAGGACATCTAAGGGAgaagaggggctggaggctgagCCGGGGAGGGGCCGGGCAGGACCCTGGGGGCACCTGCATGGCTCTCACAGAGGCCCTTCCCACCTGTCCTCCCTACCCCGGCCCTGCTACCCCAGCAAAGTGGTGTCCTCACCGTGTGGGGCTGCACAACCTTGGGACAGTTGGGGTCTAACCGGAAGGTGGGCGTGTCTTGGGGGGTTCTGGGAGCTGAGGGCCTGCCCTGCGGAGCCAGGGGCAAGAAGAGCACTCGTCATGGCAGGTCCTACCTGCAGGCGGTTACTGCAGTGGCCACGGGCTTCCTGAGGCCAGCGAGAAGATGGTCAGGGCCAGGGCTCCAGAACGAGCTGAGGGTGCCCGACCCAAACTGCTGGGAGTGGATGCCCAGGGATGGGCAGGCTGGACTGCGCCCAGGCCCACTGGATCTCTCGGGCTCTCCTGGCCGCCGCCACTGCCTTTGGACACTCTGGGGAGCAGAGCCTGGTCTAGACACAGAGAATAGCGAGAAGCCCCTGCTGTCGCTGGAGCTGCCGGGGGTACTCTGGCCCTATGCTGCCCGGCCCACACCAGGCGGCCGGCTCCGAGCGCCAAGGGCAGTCACGGGCAGCCAGTCAGACTGTGCCGCCTGGACCGGGCCTGGCTATAGGTGGGGGCCTGCGGAGGCCGGGGTCTCAGCACGAGAAGACCGCGGCCGCTGGGCAGTCGTAGCCTCAGCTGCCCCGGTGGGCACTGTGTCACAAACAGTCCAGGCCAGGCCTGGAGAGTCTGGGTGGACCGAGGCGTCGTGACTGCAGCCGTGGCCGGGCAGGGAGGACTGGCCGCCTCTGTGGAGGGACTCGCCAGCCGTGGGCCACGGGCTCTGCCGAGAGAACTGTGTGACGGCAGTCGCCCACTGACCGACGGGCCCTTCGGCTGGCCGGCAGAGCCCAGCTCCAGCCACGCAATGGCACTCTGCCTCGAGGCCCAACACACCAGCCCGGCCGCCGGCTTTTCTGGCAGCTCTGTATCGGAACCAATAAAGTACACTTGTTCACAGAACTGCATcctgtctgtgtgtctgcttACCCCGGCCCCCTGGGCGGggcctctccctctgctgggccctggggaagggtgaggagggAGGCCTCACCTGACCTGGGGGTCAGGCGGGGCTGGCCGTTCACCTCTCGCAGCCTCTGGACTCTGCCGCTAACGCGTGTCACTTCTGTTCGTAGTTGTTTCCCCAAAGCTTGCGTGCGCCTCCGTTTGCCATAATTGCGTTTGATTTGCCTTGTGACAAGTAGAGCCCGCTGTGTCCTGGTAAGTTGCCTTCCTCCCTGGCCGAGCCCGTGTCCCCGGCCGGCTGGGAAGGCGCTGCCCCTGGCCCTGCCTGCTCTGACCGCCGGCTCCCCGGCCTGTCTGTCTCCACAGAGGTCCAGTTCCGGCCGTACCGCACGGATGACTTCATCACGCGCCTGTACTACGAGACGCCGCGGTTCACGGTGCTGAACCAGACGTGGGTCCTAAAGGCGCGCGTGAACGACTCGGAGCGCAACCCCAACCTGTCGTGCAAGCGCACGCTGTCCTTCCAGCTCCTCCTCAAGAGCAAGGTGACGGCGCCCCTGGAGTGCTCTTTCCTGCTGCTCAAGGGCCCGTACGACGACGTGAAGATCAGCCCTGTCATCTACCACTTTGTCTTCACCAACGAGAGCAACGAGACGGACTACGTGCCGCTGCCCATCGTCGACTCCGTGGAGTGCAACAAGCTGCTGGCTGCCAAGAACATCAACCTGCGGCTCTTCCTGTTCCAAATACAGAAGTAGGCAGCCCCGTGGCACTGCCCATGCCTGCCCGGCAGCAGCCTCACGGCGCCATCGCCCATCTCAGCCAAGGAGAAGGAACAGAAGCGAACACTGGGACGTCTGCATGCGTGTGCGAAGGTGGGAGCGCCCCCCTCGCCCTCTGCCCCACCTCCCCTGTCCCAGGCGCTGGAGGCCGGGCCACCGCAGAGGAGACGCTGCTCCGGGACCCAAGGGGCGCGGCGCAGCACGGCAGCCTGGCCCCGGCCCCTACCGCGCAGCGGGCCACACGCCTGCTCTGGGCCACACATGGGGCTGCGCATGGCCCCTGGGCCGGGCTCGGGGGCGCTGACCTCAGACGGCATATTTGATTGCAATTAAAAAGGCACCCTTGTTTCCTACTTTCTGTTTTGTTCGAGGGGAAGGCGTGGCTGTAATTGGACAGAATGGGGTCTTCGGTTTGGCCAAGGGTCAGAGCCCGCCCATCCCTGTGACTGCACCTTCACGTGCCCCGCCCCAGGAGAGACTTGGAGTTGCTGCCCCCTCTGTCACAGGCCTGGGCAGGGGAACGGGCGGGGTCGGGGCTCCCACTAGCCCAGCACATCCCAGCCCCAGCTGCTCCAGGGAGGCAGGACTTGGCCGCCAGGGCTCAGCGACTTTTCGGAATGCAGGGTGATTTTCTGTCTCTTCCCAGGGAACAAATTAACCCCTTGACAAGGCTCTTGTACAAGTTATGCAAATTTAGCAAGAGAGAATCTATCTTCTGTATTCAGCCTTAAGGACTCAGTGTCCCCAGGCTGTGAGGAGAGTTCTGGGGTCTGCCGGCGGTGAGCAATCCTGGCTGTGTGAGGGTCTGAGTGGTCCAGCTGCCCCCATGCTGCTCTCAGGGACCAGCTGCTGGCCCTGCATCCAGGGCTCTGCATGGAAGTCAGCGCTGGGCAGTGTGGTTTCTCACCCGAGGGAGGTGGGCCCCCCGAGGTCCTGCAGTCCTGCCCCAGAGCTGCAGTGAGCAGGCCCAAGTGCAGGCCTCACAGGGGGAAGGAGCCCTGCCTggggatcccgggaccctggggCCTACTGGGAAAGGGAGAGCTCGGGGCCCTGCTTAGGAGACAAGGCTCTTCTGCAATAGTTTCTCGTTGCTTCAATACCAAAGAACTGTTTGCTTCGCCCCCAGCCAGGCCCACCCCGTGCTCAGAGCAGCCCCTGCTGGCCTGGCCCCCTATTGCCCAGGCCCTGCAGGCTCAGTGGGCAGGGCCGCCCTGGCCTATCTCTGGGGGCTCCTTTCTCTCCCGGCCCTCGAGGTGGGGAGCTGAGAAGGGGAGTGAAGGAGCTATGGGGTACAGCTCGAGCCTCAGCCAGTTCCTAGTGGACGAAGCAGCCCTTCCAGGCTGGCAGgtcccctcttccccacccagCGCATGGGGCTGGCGGGGGTCCCATCCTACAAGGCCGACTCAGCCTGGCTTGCCCTCCACAAAGAaagaccccaccccagccccagcccatccTTGTGGGCATCTGACCCAGGCATACCCTGGTGTTGTCCCACTGCCCTCAGGGGCTGCCCCTGCCTGCCTGTGGGCACAGAGGATGAC includes these proteins:
- the ZFTRAF1 gene encoding zinc finger TRAF-type-containing protein 1 isoform X2, with the protein product MSGAEEAGGGGPAAGPAGAVPAGVGAGAGVGVGAGAGASAGPAAALGEAAGPGIPDEAGLAGARQLQEAAGDSDAPPKKRLRAAETAEAAAAAAAAGSGKLEERLYSVLCCTVCLDLPKASVYQCTNGHLMCAGCFIHLLADARLKEEQATCPNCRCEISKSLCCRNLAVEKAVSELPSECGFCLCQFPRSLLERHQKEECQDRVTQCKYKRIGCPWHGPFHELTVHEAACAHPTKTGNELMEILDEMDQSHRKEMQLYNSIFSLLSFEKIGYTEVQFRPYRTDDFITRLYYETPRFTVLNQTWVLKARVNDSERNPNLSCKRTLSFQLLLKSKVTAPLECSFLLLKGPYDDVKISPVIYHFVFTNESNETDYVPLPIVDSVECNKLLAAKNINLRLFLFQIQK
- the ZFTRAF1 gene encoding zinc finger TRAF-type-containing protein 1 isoform X1 codes for the protein MCAGCFIHLLADARLKEEQATCPNCRCEISKSLCCRNLAVEKAVSELPSECGFCLCQFPRSLLERHQKEECQDRVTQCKYKRIGCPWHGPFHELTVHEAACAHPTKTGNELMEILDEMDQSHRKEMQLYNSIFSLLSFEKIGYTEVQFRPYRTDDFITRLYYETPRFTVLNQTWVLKARVNDSERNPNLSCKRTLSFQLLLKSKVTAPLECSFLLLKGPYDDVKISPVIYHFVFTNESNETDYVPLPIVDSVECNKLLAAKNINLRLFLFQIQK